The sequence GTTCTAATTGCTGTTTCTCGTTCGTGATGATTTCCCGGTTCCCCGCAGGTGACCGCAAAGAAGGGGGAGAAGAACGCCTCGAAAGCCCCCGGTCGCTGGCGGTCGCTCTGCGGGATATTCGCGGCTCTCAGCACCGCCCGCCGCGAATAGTGGCCCGCAGAGACGACTAAACTGTACGCCAGCGACCGGCCCCTTTACCCCGCCCACGGTGGTTCGTCTCGTCGGGCGTTCGTCGGTGGTCTGCGTTGTCGGGCGTTCGCGGTAGTCCGTGTCGTCGGGCGTCTGCTGGTGGTGATTGTAGAGTCTATCTTTCGATTCGAAACCCGGCTTTTGATAATGTGTGACACCCTACGACCGGCCGATGTCAAGCGAAGCCGCCGACGAGGCGTCCGACACGTACTCGGAGTTCCTTCAGCAGGTGCAGCGTCTGACGAATCTCCAGCAGGCCGGGCGGATACTCGGGTGGGACCAAGAGGTCATGATGCCCGAGGGCGGCACGCCCGCCCGGTCGAAACAGCGCTCGGCGCTCTCGACCGTGACCCACGAACTGCTCACGTCCGACGAGATGGCCCGGCAGTTGGACGACCTCGAAGCCGGTGAGCTGTCCGACGAGGAGGCCGCGGTCGTCCGCGAGGTCCGGCGCGAGCGCGACCGGGCCGCCAGCGTGCCCCAAGACCTCGTCGAGGAGATTTCGGAGGTCTCGTCGGAGGCGATGCCGGTCTGGCAGGAGGCCAAAGAGGAAGACGACTTCTCGAAGTTCGCGCCGACGCTCGAAAAGCTGGTCGAACTCAAGCGCGAGTACGCCGAACACATCGACCCCGACCGCGACCCCTACGAGGTCCTGTTCGAGGAGTACGAGCCGTACCTCGGCGTGGACACCGCCGAGCGCGTCCTCGACCGACTCCGCGACGAGCTAGTCCCGCTGGTCGAGGCGGTCCGGGAGTCGGACGCCGACCTCGCGACCGACACCTTCGACGGGGAGTTCGACACCGACACGCAGGAAGACCTCGCGCGCGACGTGCTGGACACGCTGGGCTACGATTGGGACCACGGCCGTCTGGACACCGCGCCCCACCCCTTCTCGTCGGGCAACCAGTTCGACGCCCGCGTCACGACGCGCTTCTCGCCCGACGAACCCCTCGGCGCGCTGATGGCGACGGTCCACGAGTTCGGTCACGCGACCTACACCCTCGGCCTGCCCCGCGAGGAGTACGGCACGCCGCTGGGCGAGTCCCGCGACATGACCGTCCACGAGTCCCAGTCGCGCCTCTGGGAGAACCACGTCGGGCGCTCGCGGGCGTTCTGGGAGCGGTTCCTGCCGAAAGTCAAGGACCGATTCCCCGAGAAGCTGGCCGACGCCAGCGTGGACGACGTGTACGAGGCGGCCAACGAGGTCTACGAGGACAACCTCATCCGGGTCGAGGCGGACGAACTCACCTACCACATGCACATCATCGTCCGCTTCGAAATCGAGCGCGACCTGATTCGGGGCGACCTCGACGTGGAGGACGTGCCCGAGGTCTGGAACGACAAGTACGAGGAGTACCTCGGCGTCCGTCCCGACTCCGACGCCGAGGGCTGTCTGCAGGACATCCACTGGAGCCACGGCGACTTCGGCTACTTCCCGACCTACTCGCTCGGGAGCGTGCTGGCGTCCCAACTGTACGCTAGCGCCGACGACGAAATCGAGAATCTGGACGAGAAAATCGCGGAGGGCGACTTCGAGGACCTCCACGACTGGCTGACCGAGAACGTCCACCAGCACGGCTCGCGGTACACCACCGACGAACTGATTCGGCAGGCCACGGGAGAAGAGTACACCGCCGACTACTTCCTCGACTACGTGAAGTCGAAGTACGGCGAACTGTACGAACTGGACGACTACCAGTAGCCGGTTCAGTTCCCATCTAACGCGGCTCTCACTTCTTCCACCGCCGCGCGCTCCGAGACCCGAAACAGGAACTCGCCGCTCCACTCGCCGGACTCGATTTCGCTCGCCAGCCCCGGCCCGAGGGTCGCCTCCGTGAGCATCTCGCCCTCGAAGTACGTCCGGATGACGTGGGCAGTAGGAGTCTCGAACGCGCCGACCGATTCGAGGCCGTCGGCGAACGCCGCGGTCCCCTCGTCGGTCAGTTCGACGGCCAACTGGTAGCCGCCGCCTCTGGCCTGTTCGACCTCGCCCACGGAGGCCACGTCCGCGCCCGTGACGAGTTCCGTCTCGTCGTCGCCCTCCTCGCTCTTGCCGTTCTCCTCGCTCTCGCCGTCCGCGACCGCGATTCGGAACTCCTCGGGCGACGCCGCGCTCGTTTTCGTCTCGGTTCCCGTGTCGGTGGTCTCAGAATCCGCGGTGGACTCGTCGTCCGTCGTCGCCTCGCCACCGGCGTCTCCGGCCGAGACCGCTCGCCGAATCTGCGCGCATCCGGAACTCCCGACCAGCGCGAGACACCCCGCCGCGAGGACCTGTCTTCGAGAGGGCATACGAATTTGTTGGATAAATTCCACTAAAAGCGTTTAGGTTCCCGACCCGATGCCGCGCTCGACCACGGTCCCGTCCTCGCCGACCGCGACCGCCCTCGACACGCCGAGCGCGACGCTCCGGAGCGCCCCCATCGCTGGCGTCGTCTCGCGCTCCCACCCGCCAGCGCCCTCGCGCTCGTACGCGCCGCCCTCGCCGCACGCGAGGCCGCGCTCGCCGCCGAGCGCGACCGCCAGAATCGGCTCGTCGGCCAGTCGCTCGGGCGTCCACCGGTCGCCGTCGTACCGGTGGATCACGCCGTCGTCGGCGCTGACCGCGCACGCTCCGGGGCCGGTCGTCGCCACGTCGGTCAGCGTGCCGTCGGCGTCCACGCCGACCTCCTCGAAACTCCGGCCGCCGTCGGTCGTCTCGAAGACCGACTGGCTCGTGTCGCAGGCGTAGCCCGCCGACTCGTCGGCGAGCGCGACCCCGGCCAGACTCGACCCGCTCCCCGGCGTCGTCGGGTCGGCCCACTTCAGGTCGCCGTTACGGTACCGCCCGCGCCGGACCTCGCCCGACCCGTTCACGACGAGGAGGGTCTCGTCGCCCGCCGACTCGGCCCCACCGGACCCGGCCGCGGCCACGTCCACGAGATTCGAGGAGTCGCCGTCCGGCGCGGAGTAATCGACGTGCCGCCCGGTCGCGGGGTCGAGTCGCCCGAGGGCACCGTTCTCGCCCGCGACCCAGACGCCGCCCTCTTCGACCGCGGCGACTCCTCGGAGCGCGTTCGACCCGGCGCGCGGGCCGTCGGCCAGCAGTTCGGTCCAGCCCTCGCCGTCGTCGCCGACGACGACTCCGCCCGCGCCGACCGCGTACGCGCCGTCGCCCGTCACCGCCGCGTCGAGGAGCGCCGCGTCGGTCGGCACCGTCGCCGCCTCCCAGTCGGGCGTCGGAGCCTCCGCGGCCGTGGACTCCTCGTCGTCCGGGGTCGGGCTCGGGGTTCGCTCGTCGTCGGGCGTCCCGTCGGCCTCCGTCGTCGGTGACTCGTCGGCGGCGGTCGGGGTCTCGTCGGTAGTCGGGGTTTCGTCGGCAGTGGGGGCCTCCTCGGCGTCCGACGACGGCGCTCGCTCGGCCGGGGACCGCCGCGCGTACAGCACCAGCGGCGGCAGGACGTACGCGGAGATAGCGACAATGGCGAATAGCTTGTCCACGAACGTCAGCATCCCGAACGCCGTGAGCGCGGCGGTCGCGACCGCGTGTTGCCACGTCTTGGTGTACCGCTTGAAGTACGGGCCGAACCCGTCGGCGCGGTTCGGTGCTTCCATCGACGGTAGTTGGAGACTGGGACACTCGGGTCTTACGACCGGCGGGGTGACAGCGTGGTTCGGTGACGAACCCCACGCTCCTCGCCGCCACCCTCATTTTGATACGTCGGGGAGCCGAGAGGACGGTATGGCCGACGCGTACGACGATTTACTCGACCGATGTAAGCGAATCACCGCACTGCAGGACGGCAGCGGCGTCCTCTACTGGGACCAGCAGGTGATGATGCCCGAGGGCGGCACGCCCGCCCGCTCCGAACAACTGTCGGCGCTCTCGGGGGTCACCCACGAGCAACTGACCGCCGACGAGACCGGCGACCTCCTCGACGCCGCCGAGGAGCAGGAGCTATCCGACGAGCAGGCCGCGGTCGTCCGCGAGCTTCGCCGCGAGTACGACCGCGCGAGGAAGGTGCCCGAGGAGCTAGT is a genomic window of Halorussus salinus containing:
- a CDS encoding carboxypeptidase M32, with the translated sequence MSSEAADEASDTYSEFLQQVQRLTNLQQAGRILGWDQEVMMPEGGTPARSKQRSALSTVTHELLTSDEMARQLDDLEAGELSDEEAAVVREVRRERDRAASVPQDLVEEISEVSSEAMPVWQEAKEEDDFSKFAPTLEKLVELKREYAEHIDPDRDPYEVLFEEYEPYLGVDTAERVLDRLRDELVPLVEAVRESDADLATDTFDGEFDTDTQEDLARDVLDTLGYDWDHGRLDTAPHPFSSGNQFDARVTTRFSPDEPLGALMATVHEFGHATYTLGLPREEYGTPLGESRDMTVHESQSRLWENHVGRSRAFWERFLPKVKDRFPEKLADASVDDVYEAANEVYEDNLIRVEADELTYHMHIIVRFEIERDLIRGDLDVEDVPEVWNDKYEEYLGVRPDSDAEGCLQDIHWSHGDFGYFPTYSLGSVLASQLYASADDEIENLDEKIAEGDFEDLHDWLTENVHQHGSRYTTDELIRQATGEEYTADYFLDYVKSKYGELYELDDYQ
- a CDS encoding preprotein translocase subunit SecD family protein, with the protein product MPSRRQVLAAGCLALVGSSGCAQIRRAVSAGDAGGEATTDDESTADSETTDTGTETKTSAASPEEFRIAVADGESEENGKSEEGDDETELVTGADVASVGEVEQARGGGYQLAVELTDEGTAAFADGLESVGAFETPTAHVIRTYFEGEMLTEATLGPGLASEIESGEWSGEFLFRVSERAAVEEVRAALDGN
- a CDS encoding WD40/YVTN/BNR-like repeat-containing protein, with translation MEAPNRADGFGPYFKRYTKTWQHAVATAALTAFGMLTFVDKLFAIVAISAYVLPPLVLYARRSPAERAPSSDAEEAPTADETPTTDETPTAADESPTTEADGTPDDERTPSPTPDDEESTAAEAPTPDWEAATVPTDAALLDAAVTGDGAYAVGAGGVVVGDDGEGWTELLADGPRAGSNALRGVAAVEEGGVWVAGENGALGRLDPATGRHVDYSAPDGDSSNLVDVAAAGSGGAESAGDETLLVVNGSGEVRRGRYRNGDLKWADPTTPGSGSSLAGVALADESAGYACDTSQSVFETTDGGRSFEEVGVDADGTLTDVATTGPGACAVSADDGVIHRYDGDRWTPERLADEPILAVALGGERGLACGEGGAYEREGAGGWERETTPAMGALRSVALGVSRAVAVGEDGTVVERGIGSGT